A section of the Drosophila subobscura isolate 14011-0131.10 chromosome A, UCBerk_Dsub_1.0, whole genome shotgun sequence genome encodes:
- the LOC117903643 gene encoding eye-specific diacylglycerol kinase isoform X8, with translation MQRLRTTFTRSRTPTGAEMKMQNSLEVPKQVRSASFDEMQLEAQRTSSNRLRQRASSSAEGRALEVDRLQVPAGHGRSRSFDSAVIDPTSEDSGAFLDVPRRNKIPRRSSSSSPKTPPPCFHCQLVRQYERQMTAEQRFFIDHRELTALSFYSDDDDDDDEEEGAVGGEGLCEDMQGACGGRPLPDVNNEAVARAQAILASTFENDPSTDCEDDAVDMDLGLIHLSIEQSRARIPRQMRRHTIDSSVGNSEDEGVDGSGPNSNNSPYFGNTLMPPRPCGITFTLSPTNGDCPFLPTFAFPIDPNSPPGSPSPTQSPSPSPSPSPSPTPSVVLAVPPPALELPSCSTGNGSGQQLLGSTAAVAAAALTLPAIASSQAAAAMATGAVCTLADADDAAAALGAMGLPVRPRRRSISRQEAIFVEPTGSSLENVSMSIEKADSIDAASTRANCGSPTGMFAVAHRTGFVVQDIYLTVPDLRRDRAASVDSCFSKLSSGNKTEELQPTVDGCYLTVPVINTTRSRSVDIVLPTDEQARYKALAMTGNEPGTYGRRTATGSSARRPIRIVPDWTENAINGEHYWKTSSASGDLCCLNEECIVSAKSGQRLKCSACQLVAHLNCIPYVNEKPTLLCKPTYRDVGIRQYREQTTTHHHWVHRKMEKGKCKQCGKNIMFESIPQAVQSKLFGSKEIVALSCAWCHEIYHNKDTCFNQEKIGEECRLGNYAPIIVPPSWIVKLPNKGNFKSSIRVSNKNSATGSSAAGAGGGTAAGAPGGPGGPGGPGGPGGFGGKGKKQTTRRQRGKDEKKGEPRAFIVKPIPSPEVIPVIVFINPKSGGNQGVKLLGKFQHLLNPRQVFDLTQGGPKMGLEMFRKAPNLRVLACGGDGTVGWVLSVLDQIHPPLSPCPAVGVLPLGTGNDLARALGWGGYFSCQGYTDEPVGKILREIGMSQCVLMDRWRVKVSPNDDVCDDHMDRSKANVPLNVINNYFSFGVDAHIALEFHEAREAHPERFNSRLRNKMYYGQMGGKDLILRQYRNLSQWVTLECDGNDFTSKLRDAGCHAVLFLNIPSYGGGTHPWNDSFGATKPTIDDGLMEVVGLTTYQLPMLQAGMHGTCICQCRQARIITKRTIPMQVDGEACRVKPSIIEIELLNKALMLTKCKNGRGDVQVNPLEKLQLNILRITMQQYEQYHYQREMLSKLANKLGQIEIDSQCDLDHVRNMLNAKFEESITYPKVSQDWCFVDACTAEHYFRIDRAQEHLHYICDIAIDDLLILDHELATMPQTPDQERSFAAFSQRQAQTERRQMDQAQGHAPGSTDEDLQIGSKPIKVMKWKSNKDRLFSFNEDVFGYGFSPILEQTSDAILLAAQSGDLNMLRALHEQGYSLQSVNKNGETALHFACKYNHKDIVKYIISCATKRVINMPDKDHGQTALHIAADTTRRELCVMLVAAGASLQARNAEGNTPMMVAFNRNANEIATYLESQERFMHLEVQTRI, from the exons ATGCAACGTCTTCGCACGACCTTCACGCGTTCGCGGACGCCCACCGGTgccgaaatgaaaatgcagaaCAGCCTCGAGGTGCCCAAACAG GTGCGTTCCGCCTCCTTTGACGAGATGCAACTGGAGGCGCAGCGCACGTCCTCGAACCGACTGAGGCAGCGTGCCTCTTCGTCGGCGGAGGGGCGTGCCTTGGAGGTGGATCGTCTGCAGGTGCCGGCCGGGCATGGCCGCTCGCGCAGCTTCGATTCGGCTGTCATCGATCCGACAAGCGAGGATTCCGGGGCTTTCCTGGATGTGCCGCGTCGCAACAAGATTCCGCGACGCAGCAGCTCGTCGAGCCCGAAGACCCCGCCGCCGTGCTTCCATTGCCAATTGGTGAGGCAGTACGAGCGCCAGATGACAGCGGAGCAGCGCTTCTTCATCGATCATCGAGAGCTGACCGCTCTCAGCTTCTACagcgatgatgacgatgacgacgacgaggaggaagGCGCAGTGGGCGGTGAAGGCCTGTGCGAAGACATGCAGGGTGCCTGCGGCGGACGGCCGCTGCCCGATGTGAACAACGAGGCAGTGGCCCGGGCGCAGGCCATTCTGGCATCAACTTTCGAGAACGATCCTAGCACCGATTGCGAGGACGATGCCGTCGATATGGACCTGGGATTAATCCACCTGAGCATCGAGCAGTCACGGGCCCGCATTCCGCGGCAGATGCGGCGCCACACCATCGACAGCTCTGTAGGCAACTCTGAGGATGAGGGCGTCGACGGATCCGGCCCCAACTCCAATAATTCGCCGTACTTCGGCAACACCCTGATGCCACCCAGGCCCTGCGGCATCACCTTCACCCTGTCACCCACCAACGGCGACTGTCCGTTCCTCCCGACCTTCGCTTTTCCCATTGATCCCAACTCTCCGCCAGGCTCGCCCTCGCCCACCCAGtcaccatcgccatcgccgtcACCATCCCCGTCGCCCACACCTTCGGTGGTGCTGGCTGTTCCACCGCCCGCGTTGGAGCTTCCGTCCTGCTCCACTGGTAACGGCAGCGGACAGCAGCTGTTGGGATCGACCGCCGcggtggccgccgccgccctcACTCTACCGGCGATTGCCTCCTcgcaggcagctgcagccatgGCCACCGGAGCGGTCTGCACCCTGGCGGATGCGgacgatgctgctgccgctttggGGGCAATGGGACTGCCGGTTAGACCCAGGCGCCGGTCCATCTCGCGGCAGGAGGCCATCTTTGTGGAGCCCACCGGCAGTTCGCTGGAGAATGTCTCGATGTCGATTGAAAAGGCGGACTCCATTGATGCCGCCTCCACCAGGGCCAACTGCGGTTCACCCACGGGCATGTTTGCCGTGGCCCATCGCACGGGATTTGTGGTGCAGGATATCTACTTGACCGTGCCGGATCTGCGACGAGATCGTGCCGCCTCCGTGGACTCATGCTTCTCGAAGCTCTCATCAGGCAACAAAACCGAGGAGCTACAGCCCACCGTGGATGGCTGCTACCTGACCGTACCGGTGATCAACACCACTCGATCCCGATCGGTGGACATTGTTCTGCCCACCGATGAGCAGGCTCGCTACAAGGCCCTGGCCATGACTGGCAACGAACCAGGAACCTACGG CAGGCGTACCGCTACAGGAAGCAGTGCCCGTAGGCCCATACGCATTGTACCCGATTGGACAGAGAATGCGATTAATGGCGAGCACTACTGGAAGACCTCGTCGGCGTCTGGCGATCTCTGTTGCCTCAACGAGGAGTGCATTGTAAGTGCG AAGAGCGGCCAACGTTTGAAGTGCTCCGCCTGTCAGCTGGTGGCCCACCTCAATTGCATACCGTATGTGAACGAGAAGCCGACGCTGCTGTGCAAGCCGACGTACCGGGATGTGGGCATCAGGCAGTACCGGGAGCAGACGACCACCCACCATCATTGGGTGCACCGCAAGATGGAGAAGGGGAAGTGCAAGCAGTGTGGCAAG AATATTATGTTTGAATCCATACCGCAGGCGGTTCAGAGCAAGCTGTTTGGCTCGAAAGAAATTGTAGCTTTGTCCTGTGCCTGGTGCCATGAGATCTATCACAACAAGGACACGTGCTTCAACCAGGAGAAAATTGGCGAAGAGTGTCGTCTCG GCAACTATGCGCCGATTATTGTGCCACCATCGTGGATTGTCAAGCTGCCGAACAAGGGCAACTTCAAGTCATCCATTCGGGTGAGCAATAAGAACAGTGCCACCGGCTCCTCCGCTGCTGGAGCCGGCGGTGGCACTGCAGCTGGCGCACCCGGCGGCCCTGGTGGACCTGGCGGACCCGGCGGCCCTGGTGGCTTTGGTGGCAAAGGCAAGAAGCAGACTACGCGCCGGCAGAGGGGCAAGGACGAGAAGAAGGGAGAACCGCGCGCATTCATCGTGAAGCCCATTCCATCGCCGGAGGTAATACCGGTCATTGTCTTTATTAATCCCAAGTCCGGTGGCAATCAGGGCGTCAAGCTGCTCGGCAAGTTCCAGCACCTCCTCAATCCACGCCAGGTGTTCGATCTGACCCAGGGTGGTCCCAAAATGGG TCTGGAAATGTTTCGCAAGGCACCGAATCTTCGGGTTTTGGCCTGCGGCGGCGATGGCACCGTCGGCTGGGTGTTGTCCGTCCTCGATCAGATCCATCCACCATTGTCACCGTGCCCGGCCGTCGGTGTGCTGCCATTGGGGACGGGCAACGATCTCGCACGCGCTCTTGGATGGGGCGGG TATTTCTCCTGTCAGGGCTACACGGACGAACCGGTTGGCAAAATCCTGCGCGAGATCGGCATGTCGCAGTGCGTCCTCATGGATCGCTGGCGCGTCAAGGTCTCGCCCAACGATGACGTCTGCGACGATCACATGGACCGCAGCAAGGCGAACGTGCCCCTGAACGTGATCAACAACTACTTCTCGTTCGGTGTGGATGCCCACATCGCTCTGGAGTTTCACGAGGCACGCGAGGCCCATCCGGAGCGGTTCAACTCGCGACTCCGCAACAAGATGTACTACGGCCAGATGGGGGGCAAGGATCTGATCCTGCGCCAGTACCGCAACCTCTCCCAGTGGGTGACCCTCGAGTGCGATGGCAACGACTTCACCAGCAAGCTGCGGGATGCCGGCTGCCATGCCGTACTCTTCCTGAACATACCCAG CTATGGCGGCGGCACACATCCCTGGAACGATTCGTTCGGGGCGACGAAGCCCACCATCGACGACGGCCTGATGGAGGTGGTGGGTCTGACCACCTACCAGCTGCCGATGCTGCAGGCGGGCATGCACGGCACCTGCATTTGCCAGTGCCGGCAGGCGCGAATTATCACGAAGCGCACCATACCGATGCAGGTGGATGGTGAGGCGTGTCGGGTGAAGCCGTCGATCATTGAGATCGAGCTGTTGAATAAGGCGTTGATGCTGACCAAGTGCAAGAATGGACGTGGCGATGTCCA AGTAAATCCCCTGGAGAAGCTTCAATTGAATATACTGCGCATTACGATGCAGCAGTATGAGCAATACCACTACCAAAGGGAGATGCTCAGTAAGCTGGCGAACAAGCTTGGCCAGATCGAGATCGACTCACAATGCGATCTGGATCATGTCCGAAATATGCTCAATGCCAAATTCGAAGAGTCCATCACCTATCCGAAGGTATCGCAGGACTGGTGTTTCGTAGACG CCTGCACTGCAGAGCACTACTTCCGCATCGACAGGGCGCAGGAACACTTACACTACATCTGTGACATCGCCATTGACGACTTACTTATATTGGATCACGAGCTCGCCACCATGCCCCAAACACCCGATCAGGAACGCTCATTTGCCGCATTCTCGCAGCGCCAGGCGCAGACAGAGCGCAGACAGATGGATCAGGCCCAGGGCCATGCACCAGGCAGCACCG ACGAGGATTTACAAATTGGCTCCAAGCCCATCAAAGTGATGAAGTGGAAGAG CAACAAAGATCGTTTGTTCAGTTTCAACGAAGATGTTTTTGGTTACGGATTCAG CCCTATACTGGAACAAACTTCCGATGCCATACTACTAGCAGCCCAAAGCGGTGATCTCAATATG TTACGTGCACTACATGAACAAGGATACTCATTGCAGTCAGTGAATAAGAATGGAGAGACGGCCCTGCACTTTGCTTGCAAATATAACCATAAGGACATTGTGAAATATATCATCTCATGTGCCACAAAACGCGTCATCAATATGCCCGACAAGGACCA CGGACAAACTGCTTTACATATCGCCGCTGATACGACTCGCAGGGAGCTCTGCGTGATGCTGGTGGCCGCTGGGGCAAGTCTGCAGGCACGCAACGCCGAAGGCAATACCCCCATGATGGTGGCCTTCAATCGGAATGCCAATGAGATAGCCACATATTTGGAAA GCCAGGAGCGTTTCATGCATTTGGAGGTGCAGACCAGAATCTAA
- the LOC117903643 gene encoding eye-specific diacylglycerol kinase isoform X5, protein MQRLRTTFTRSRTPTGAEMKMQNSLEVPKQVRSASFDEMQLEAQRTSSNRLRQRASSSAEGRALEVDRLQVPAGHGRSRSFDSAVIDPTSEDSGAFLDVPRRNKIPRRSSSSSPKTPPPCFHCQLVRQYERQMTAEQRFFIDHRELTALSFYSDDDDDDDEEEGAVGGEGLCEDMQGACGGRPLPDVNNEAVARAQAILASTFENDPSTDCEDDAVDMDLGLIHLSIEQSRARIPRQMRRHTIDSSVGNSEDEGVDGSGPNSNNSPYFGNTLMPPRPCGITFTLSPTNGDCPFLPTFAFPIDPNSPPGSPSPTQSPSPSPSPSPSPTPSVVLAVPPPALELPSCSTGNGSGQQLLGSTAAVAAAALTLPAIASSQAAAAMATGAVCTLADADDAAAALGAMGLPVRPRRRSISRQEAIFVEPTGSSLENVSMSIEKADSIDAASTRANCGSPTGMFAVAHRTGFVVQDIYLTVPDLRRDRAASVDSCFSKLSSGNKTEELQPTVDGCYLTVPVINTTRSRSVDIVLPTDEQARYKALAMTGNEPGTYGRRTATGSSARRPIRIVPDWTENAINGEHYWKTSSASGDLCCLNEECIVSAKSGQRLKCSACQLVAHLNCIPYVNEKPTLLCKPTYRDVGIRQYREQTTTHHHWVHRKMEKGKCKQCGKNIMFESIPQAVQSKLFGSKEIVALSCAWCHEIYHNKDTCFNQEKIGEECRLGNYAPIIVPPSWIVKLPNKGNFKSSIRVSNKNSATGSSAAGAGGGTAAGAPGGPGGPGGPGGPGGFGGKGKKQTTRRQRGKDEKKGEPRAFIVKPIPSPEVIPVIVFINPKSGGNQGVKLLGKFQHLLNPRQVFDLTQGGPKMGLEMFRKAPNLRVLACGGDGTVGWVLSVLDQIHPPLSPCPAVGVLPLGTGNDLARALGWGGGYTDEPVGKILREIGMSQCVLMDRWRVKVSPNDDVCDDHMDRSKANVPLNVINNYFSFGVDAHIALEFHEAREAHPERFNSRLRNKMYYGQMGGKDLILRQYRNLSQWVTLECDGNDFTSKLRDAGCHAVLFLNIPSYGGGTHPWNDSFGATKPTIDDGLMEVVGLTTYQLPMLQAGMHGTCICQCRQARIITKRTIPMQVDGEACRVKPSIIEIELLNKALMLTKCKNGRGDVQVNPLEKLQLNILRITMQQYEQYHYQREMLSKLANKLGQIEIDSQCDLDHVRNMLNAKFEESITYPKVSQDWCFVDACTAEHYFRIDRAQEHLHYICDIAIDDLLILDHELATMPQTPDQERSFAAFSQRQAQTERRQMDQAQGHAPGSTDEDLQIGSKPIKVMKWKSNKDRLFSFNEDVFGYGFSPILEQTSDAILLAAQSGDLNMLRALHEQGYSLQSVNKNGETALHFACKYNHKDIVKYIISCATKRVINMPDKDHGQTALHIAADTTRRELCVMLVAAGASLQARNAEGNTPMMVAFNRNANEIATYLESKIEDVETVKDDDEDEDERDSRTIIIVWPPPASSM, encoded by the exons ATGCAACGTCTTCGCACGACCTTCACGCGTTCGCGGACGCCCACCGGTgccgaaatgaaaatgcagaaCAGCCTCGAGGTGCCCAAACAG GTGCGTTCCGCCTCCTTTGACGAGATGCAACTGGAGGCGCAGCGCACGTCCTCGAACCGACTGAGGCAGCGTGCCTCTTCGTCGGCGGAGGGGCGTGCCTTGGAGGTGGATCGTCTGCAGGTGCCGGCCGGGCATGGCCGCTCGCGCAGCTTCGATTCGGCTGTCATCGATCCGACAAGCGAGGATTCCGGGGCTTTCCTGGATGTGCCGCGTCGCAACAAGATTCCGCGACGCAGCAGCTCGTCGAGCCCGAAGACCCCGCCGCCGTGCTTCCATTGCCAATTGGTGAGGCAGTACGAGCGCCAGATGACAGCGGAGCAGCGCTTCTTCATCGATCATCGAGAGCTGACCGCTCTCAGCTTCTACagcgatgatgacgatgacgacgacgaggaggaagGCGCAGTGGGCGGTGAAGGCCTGTGCGAAGACATGCAGGGTGCCTGCGGCGGACGGCCGCTGCCCGATGTGAACAACGAGGCAGTGGCCCGGGCGCAGGCCATTCTGGCATCAACTTTCGAGAACGATCCTAGCACCGATTGCGAGGACGATGCCGTCGATATGGACCTGGGATTAATCCACCTGAGCATCGAGCAGTCACGGGCCCGCATTCCGCGGCAGATGCGGCGCCACACCATCGACAGCTCTGTAGGCAACTCTGAGGATGAGGGCGTCGACGGATCCGGCCCCAACTCCAATAATTCGCCGTACTTCGGCAACACCCTGATGCCACCCAGGCCCTGCGGCATCACCTTCACCCTGTCACCCACCAACGGCGACTGTCCGTTCCTCCCGACCTTCGCTTTTCCCATTGATCCCAACTCTCCGCCAGGCTCGCCCTCGCCCACCCAGtcaccatcgccatcgccgtcACCATCCCCGTCGCCCACACCTTCGGTGGTGCTGGCTGTTCCACCGCCCGCGTTGGAGCTTCCGTCCTGCTCCACTGGTAACGGCAGCGGACAGCAGCTGTTGGGATCGACCGCCGcggtggccgccgccgccctcACTCTACCGGCGATTGCCTCCTcgcaggcagctgcagccatgGCCACCGGAGCGGTCTGCACCCTGGCGGATGCGgacgatgctgctgccgctttggGGGCAATGGGACTGCCGGTTAGACCCAGGCGCCGGTCCATCTCGCGGCAGGAGGCCATCTTTGTGGAGCCCACCGGCAGTTCGCTGGAGAATGTCTCGATGTCGATTGAAAAGGCGGACTCCATTGATGCCGCCTCCACCAGGGCCAACTGCGGTTCACCCACGGGCATGTTTGCCGTGGCCCATCGCACGGGATTTGTGGTGCAGGATATCTACTTGACCGTGCCGGATCTGCGACGAGATCGTGCCGCCTCCGTGGACTCATGCTTCTCGAAGCTCTCATCAGGCAACAAAACCGAGGAGCTACAGCCCACCGTGGATGGCTGCTACCTGACCGTACCGGTGATCAACACCACTCGATCCCGATCGGTGGACATTGTTCTGCCCACCGATGAGCAGGCTCGCTACAAGGCCCTGGCCATGACTGGCAACGAACCAGGAACCTACGG CAGGCGTACCGCTACAGGAAGCAGTGCCCGTAGGCCCATACGCATTGTACCCGATTGGACAGAGAATGCGATTAATGGCGAGCACTACTGGAAGACCTCGTCGGCGTCTGGCGATCTCTGTTGCCTCAACGAGGAGTGCATTGTAAGTGCG AAGAGCGGCCAACGTTTGAAGTGCTCCGCCTGTCAGCTGGTGGCCCACCTCAATTGCATACCGTATGTGAACGAGAAGCCGACGCTGCTGTGCAAGCCGACGTACCGGGATGTGGGCATCAGGCAGTACCGGGAGCAGACGACCACCCACCATCATTGGGTGCACCGCAAGATGGAGAAGGGGAAGTGCAAGCAGTGTGGCAAG AATATTATGTTTGAATCCATACCGCAGGCGGTTCAGAGCAAGCTGTTTGGCTCGAAAGAAATTGTAGCTTTGTCCTGTGCCTGGTGCCATGAGATCTATCACAACAAGGACACGTGCTTCAACCAGGAGAAAATTGGCGAAGAGTGTCGTCTCG GCAACTATGCGCCGATTATTGTGCCACCATCGTGGATTGTCAAGCTGCCGAACAAGGGCAACTTCAAGTCATCCATTCGGGTGAGCAATAAGAACAGTGCCACCGGCTCCTCCGCTGCTGGAGCCGGCGGTGGCACTGCAGCTGGCGCACCCGGCGGCCCTGGTGGACCTGGCGGACCCGGCGGCCCTGGTGGCTTTGGTGGCAAAGGCAAGAAGCAGACTACGCGCCGGCAGAGGGGCAAGGACGAGAAGAAGGGAGAACCGCGCGCATTCATCGTGAAGCCCATTCCATCGCCGGAGGTAATACCGGTCATTGTCTTTATTAATCCCAAGTCCGGTGGCAATCAGGGCGTCAAGCTGCTCGGCAAGTTCCAGCACCTCCTCAATCCACGCCAGGTGTTCGATCTGACCCAGGGTGGTCCCAAAATGGG TCTGGAAATGTTTCGCAAGGCACCGAATCTTCGGGTTTTGGCCTGCGGCGGCGATGGCACCGTCGGCTGGGTGTTGTCCGTCCTCGATCAGATCCATCCACCATTGTCACCGTGCCCGGCCGTCGGTGTGCTGCCATTGGGGACGGGCAACGATCTCGCACGCGCTCTTGGATGGGGCGGG GGCTACACGGACGAACCGGTTGGCAAAATCCTGCGCGAGATCGGCATGTCGCAGTGCGTCCTCATGGATCGCTGGCGCGTCAAGGTCTCGCCCAACGATGACGTCTGCGACGATCACATGGACCGCAGCAAGGCGAACGTGCCCCTGAACGTGATCAACAACTACTTCTCGTTCGGTGTGGATGCCCACATCGCTCTGGAGTTTCACGAGGCACGCGAGGCCCATCCGGAGCGGTTCAACTCGCGACTCCGCAACAAGATGTACTACGGCCAGATGGGGGGCAAGGATCTGATCCTGCGCCAGTACCGCAACCTCTCCCAGTGGGTGACCCTCGAGTGCGATGGCAACGACTTCACCAGCAAGCTGCGGGATGCCGGCTGCCATGCCGTACTCTTCCTGAACATACCCAG CTATGGCGGCGGCACACATCCCTGGAACGATTCGTTCGGGGCGACGAAGCCCACCATCGACGACGGCCTGATGGAGGTGGTGGGTCTGACCACCTACCAGCTGCCGATGCTGCAGGCGGGCATGCACGGCACCTGCATTTGCCAGTGCCGGCAGGCGCGAATTATCACGAAGCGCACCATACCGATGCAGGTGGATGGTGAGGCGTGTCGGGTGAAGCCGTCGATCATTGAGATCGAGCTGTTGAATAAGGCGTTGATGCTGACCAAGTGCAAGAATGGACGTGGCGATGTCCA AGTAAATCCCCTGGAGAAGCTTCAATTGAATATACTGCGCATTACGATGCAGCAGTATGAGCAATACCACTACCAAAGGGAGATGCTCAGTAAGCTGGCGAACAAGCTTGGCCAGATCGAGATCGACTCACAATGCGATCTGGATCATGTCCGAAATATGCTCAATGCCAAATTCGAAGAGTCCATCACCTATCCGAAGGTATCGCAGGACTGGTGTTTCGTAGACG CCTGCACTGCAGAGCACTACTTCCGCATCGACAGGGCGCAGGAACACTTACACTACATCTGTGACATCGCCATTGACGACTTACTTATATTGGATCACGAGCTCGCCACCATGCCCCAAACACCCGATCAGGAACGCTCATTTGCCGCATTCTCGCAGCGCCAGGCGCAGACAGAGCGCAGACAGATGGATCAGGCCCAGGGCCATGCACCAGGCAGCACCG ACGAGGATTTACAAATTGGCTCCAAGCCCATCAAAGTGATGAAGTGGAAGAG CAACAAAGATCGTTTGTTCAGTTTCAACGAAGATGTTTTTGGTTACGGATTCAG CCCTATACTGGAACAAACTTCCGATGCCATACTACTAGCAGCCCAAAGCGGTGATCTCAATATG TTACGTGCACTACATGAACAAGGATACTCATTGCAGTCAGTGAATAAGAATGGAGAGACGGCCCTGCACTTTGCTTGCAAATATAACCATAAGGACATTGTGAAATATATCATCTCATGTGCCACAAAACGCGTCATCAATATGCCCGACAAGGACCA CGGACAAACTGCTTTACATATCGCCGCTGATACGACTCGCAGGGAGCTCTGCGTGATGCTGGTGGCCGCTGGGGCAAGTCTGCAGGCACGCAACGCCGAAGGCAATACCCCCATGATGGTGGCCTTCAATCGGAATGCCAATGAGATAGCCACATATTTGGAAAGTAAGATTGAGGATGTGGAAACGGTTaaggatgacgatgaggatgaggacgagaGGGATAGCCGCACCATCATCATTGTCTGGCCGCCGCCGGCATCCTCCATGTAG